A window of the Brumimicrobium sp. genome harbors these coding sequences:
- a CDS encoding insulinase family protein → MDRTIAPEIKNITSISFQEPEIIHLENNASLYAIRKTEEKTAKIDFVFNAGSLQTNTLIAGLTASMLFSGTDTKTSTEINEEIDSLGGYTDTGAMSERMSVSIVGLKEYIVQLTEMMVDAILHVNFDSKELIQLIQDKKKKFQISLEKVSTVAKREFIHTIYEHNPYGRLAYLEDFDRVKREDLISFHQKYILEGLDYVTIVGALTDSELQRIQELALKFKSNKEPIENYNFQYRPNQIIQEKEGAVQTAIRIGRVLFNKTQPDYKQFMVLNTILGGYFGSRLMSSIREDKGYTYGINSGISQNLQSGYFYIATEVNKKYRDATIQAIQEEIKKLQNELVGEDELSLVKNYIIGEILEQSDGPQAMMDRFISVQLFGMNLSYYNDLMKVINEISAKEIQQLAQKYLDWEDMVIVAVG, encoded by the coding sequence ATGGATAGAACTATTGCTCCAGAAATAAAGAATATTACGAGTATCTCATTTCAAGAACCCGAAATAATTCACTTAGAAAATAATGCTTCTTTATATGCTATTCGTAAAACGGAAGAAAAAACAGCAAAGATTGATTTTGTATTTAATGCCGGTAGTTTACAAACTAATACTTTAATCGCTGGATTAACAGCAAGTATGTTATTCTCTGGAACAGATACCAAAACAAGTACAGAAATTAATGAGGAAATCGATAGTTTAGGTGGATACACTGACACTGGAGCGATGTCCGAACGAATGTCAGTTAGCATTGTTGGCTTAAAAGAATATATTGTCCAACTTACTGAGATGATGGTAGATGCTATCCTACATGTTAACTTCGATTCAAAAGAACTCATACAACTCATCCAAGATAAAAAGAAAAAGTTCCAAATAAGTTTGGAAAAGGTTTCTACAGTTGCAAAACGAGAATTTATACATACCATTTATGAACACAATCCATACGGTAGATTAGCCTATCTTGAAGATTTTGATCGAGTTAAACGAGAAGATTTAATTTCCTTTCACCAAAAATATATTTTAGAAGGGTTAGACTACGTAACAATAGTTGGTGCGTTAACTGATTCCGAACTTCAAAGGATTCAAGAGCTTGCATTAAAATTCAAATCAAACAAAGAGCCTATTGAAAATTACAACTTCCAATATCGTCCAAATCAGATTATACAAGAAAAAGAAGGTGCAGTACAAACTGCGATACGCATAGGGCGTGTACTTTTCAATAAAACCCAGCCAGATTATAAGCAGTTTATGGTACTCAACACCATATTAGGAGGATACTTTGGAAGTCGTCTAATGAGCTCTATCCGCGAAGATAAAGGTTATACCTATGGTATTAATTCAGGCATTTCACAAAATCTGCAATCGGGATATTTCTATATTGCTACAGAAGTAAATAAGAAGTATAGAGATGCTACAATTCAAGCAATTCAAGAGGAAATAAAGAAATTACAGAATGAATTAGTTGGAGAAGACGAATTATCATTGGTAAAAAATTATATCATTGGAGAAATCCTGGAACAATCAGATGGACCACAAGCTATGATGGATAGATTCATTTCCGTTCAACTCTTTGGAATGAATTTATCATATTACAACGACTTAATGAAAGTAATTAATGAAATAAGTGCCAAAGAAATTCAACAACTCGCCCAAAAATATTTAGACTGGGAAGATATGGTTATAGTGGCCGTGGGATAA